A genomic region of Kineococcus rhizosphaerae contains the following coding sequences:
- a CDS encoding glycoside hydrolase family 2 TIM barrel-domain containing protein: protein MNHWFEDFTPARGALPARAWVRTDAPALSLDGGWRFRYAERADGPTDFTAPGFDDAAWDEITVPGHWQLQGWGKPAYTNITYPFPVEPPFVPDENPTGDHRRTFTVPESFGDSRVVLRFEGVDSAFTAWVDGTEVGRSVGSRLPVEFDVTDALTGGGEHVLAVRVHQWSGASYLEDQDMWWLSGIFRDVTLQARPAGGVEDVFVHAGYAGGTGTLRVDTPSPARLLVPELGVDAATGEDLELPAVEPWSAEVPRLYDAEVVTDTERVRLRIGFRTVAIVDGVFTVNGVPVKLRGVNRHEVSADRGRAVTEDEMLADVLLMKRHNVNAVRTSHYPPHPRFLELCDEHGLWVVDECDLETHGFWFLDWRDNPSDDPRWHDALIDRITRTVERDKNHPSVVLWSLGNESGTGRNLAAMSAWAKDRDGSRPVHYEHDWAVPYADVYSRMYASHAEVAAIATRTEEPLEDPAADARRRAMPFVQCEYAHAMGNGPGGLVEYQDLFESSERCMGGFVWEWIDHGLRQQGPDGRERFAYGGDFGEPVHDGAFVADGLVFPDRTPSPGLLDYAAVIAQVRLRPDSASGEPRLRLTNHHDVVDLSHVRLRWTVEDDGVQIAHGELPTPELAPRASTLLETPHLAAGSGERWFTVTAELAAATSWAPAGHVLGRGQVQLSAATAPAATAGGPVLREGSDLLVGPAVLDARTGALHRLAGQRVETAEFTVWRAPTDNDRGEHGEPLEPAWRALGLHRLRHRTVDVEVRDEDGVVVRRRTAPAGTDTGFSTTWRWAAEGSGVRLTVDVVPETPGGLTTPLPRVGLRFALPRELRNLAWFGRGPGEAYPDTGTATWVGTFSAAVEELQTPYVRPQENGQRSDVRWAELTDAAGRGLRVSSTEPFGVTVRPWSTETLDAATHTSALDDEGRVWLHLDHAQQGIGSGSCGPGALPAYRLDAAPVSFSLLFERV from the coding sequence ATGAACCACTGGTTCGAGGACTTCACGCCCGCGCGAGGCGCCCTGCCCGCGCGGGCGTGGGTGCGCACGGACGCACCCGCGCTCTCCCTCGACGGGGGCTGGCGCTTCCGGTACGCCGAGCGCGCCGACGGCCCCACCGACTTCACGGCCCCCGGGTTCGACGACGCGGCCTGGGACGAGATCACGGTCCCCGGGCACTGGCAGCTGCAGGGGTGGGGGAAGCCCGCCTACACGAACATCACGTACCCGTTCCCCGTCGAGCCGCCCTTCGTGCCGGACGAGAACCCGACCGGTGACCACCGGCGCACCTTCACGGTGCCGGAGTCGTTCGGCGACTCCCGGGTGGTCCTGCGGTTCGAGGGCGTCGACTCGGCGTTCACGGCCTGGGTCGACGGGACCGAGGTCGGCCGCTCGGTCGGCTCGCGCCTGCCCGTCGAGTTCGACGTCACCGACGCCCTCACGGGCGGCGGTGAGCACGTCCTGGCCGTGCGGGTCCACCAGTGGTCCGGCGCGAGCTACCTCGAGGACCAGGACATGTGGTGGCTGTCGGGGATCTTCCGCGACGTGACCCTGCAGGCCCGACCCGCCGGTGGCGTCGAGGACGTCTTCGTGCACGCCGGGTACGCCGGTGGCACCGGGACGCTGCGCGTCGACACCCCGTCGCCGGCCCGGCTGCTGGTCCCCGAGCTCGGCGTCGACGCCGCCACCGGGGAGGACCTCGAGCTGCCGGCCGTCGAGCCCTGGTCGGCCGAGGTGCCCCGCCTCTACGACGCCGAGGTCGTCACGGACACCGAGCGGGTGCGCCTGCGGATCGGCTTCCGGACCGTCGCGATCGTCGACGGGGTGTTCACCGTCAACGGGGTGCCCGTCAAGCTGCGCGGCGTGAACCGGCACGAGGTGTCGGCCGACCGCGGCCGGGCCGTCACCGAGGACGAGATGCTCGCCGACGTGCTGCTCATGAAGCGGCACAACGTCAACGCCGTCCGCACGAGCCACTACCCGCCGCACCCGCGGTTCCTGGAGCTGTGCGACGAGCACGGCCTGTGGGTCGTCGACGAGTGCGACCTGGAGACCCACGGGTTCTGGTTCCTGGACTGGCGCGACAACCCCTCCGACGACCCGCGCTGGCACGACGCGCTCATCGACCGCATCACCCGCACCGTCGAACGCGACAAGAACCACCCCAGCGTCGTCCTGTGGTCGCTGGGCAACGAGAGCGGCACCGGGCGCAACCTCGCCGCGATGTCGGCGTGGGCCAAGGACCGCGACGGTTCCCGCCCCGTGCACTACGAGCACGACTGGGCCGTCCCCTACGCCGACGTGTACTCGCGCATGTACGCCAGCCACGCCGAGGTGGCCGCCATCGCCACCCGCACCGAGGAACCGCTGGAGGACCCCGCGGCCGACGCGCGGCGGCGGGCCATGCCGTTCGTGCAGTGCGAGTACGCGCACGCGATGGGCAACGGGCCCGGTGGTCTGGTCGAGTACCAGGACCTCTTCGAGTCCTCCGAGCGCTGCATGGGCGGGTTCGTCTGGGAGTGGATCGACCACGGCCTGCGGCAGCAGGGGCCGGACGGCCGGGAGCGCTTCGCCTACGGCGGCGACTTCGGCGAACCCGTCCACGACGGGGCGTTCGTGGCCGACGGACTCGTCTTCCCCGACCGCACGCCCTCACCGGGGCTGCTCGACTACGCCGCCGTCATCGCCCAGGTGCGGCTGCGCCCGGACTCCGCGTCCGGAGAGCCCCGGCTGCGGCTCACGAACCACCACGACGTCGTCGACCTCAGCCACGTCCGGTTGCGCTGGACGGTCGAGGACGACGGCGTGCAGATCGCGCACGGCGAGCTGCCGACGCCCGAGCTGGCGCCGCGGGCCTCGACGCTGCTGGAGACCCCGCACCTGGCGGCGGGCAGCGGGGAACGCTGGTTCACGGTGACCGCCGAACTGGCCGCGGCCACCTCGTGGGCCCCCGCCGGGCACGTCCTGGGCCGGGGGCAGGTGCAGCTGTCCGCCGCGACCGCGCCCGCCGCCACCGCAGGGGGACCGGTGCTGCGGGAGGGGTCCGACCTCCTCGTGGGGCCGGCGGTCCTCGACGCCCGCACGGGGGCGCTGCACCGGCTGGCCGGCCAGCGCGTCGAGACGGCGGAGTTCACCGTCTGGCGCGCGCCCACCGACAACGACCGCGGCGAGCACGGCGAACCCCTCGAACCCGCCTGGCGGGCCCTGGGCCTGCACCGCCTGCGCCACCGCACGGTGGACGTGGAGGTCAGGGACGAGGACGGTGTCGTCGTCCGGCGGCGCACGGCCCCCGCGGGCACCGACACCGGGTTCTCGACGACCTGGCGCTGGGCGGCGGAGGGTTCTGGGGTCCGGCTGACGGTCGACGTCGTCCCCGAGACCCCGGGCGGGCTCACGACCCCGCTGCCGCGGGTGGGGCTGCGGTTCGCGCTGCCGCGGGAGCTGCGCAACCTCGCGTGGTTCGGCCGCGGGCCGGGGGAGGCGTACCCCGACACCGGGACCGCTACCTGGGTCGGCACGTTCTCGGCGGCCGTGGAGGAGCTCCAGACGCCGTACGTCCGGCCCCAGGAGAACGGCCAGCGGTCCGACGTCCGGTGGGCGGAACTGACCGACGCCGCCGGCCGGGGGCTGCGGGTCAGTTCCACGGAACCGTTCGGGGTCACGGTGCGGCCGTGGAGCACCGAGACCCTGGACGCCGCGACCCACACCTCGGCGCTCGACGACGAGGGACGCGTCTGGCTGCACCTCGACCACGCCCAGCAGGGCATCGGCAGCGGGTCCTGCGGTCCGGGGGCGCTGCCGGCCTACCGGCTGGACGCGGCGCCCGTGAGCTTCAGCCTCTTGTTCGAGCGGGTCTGA
- a CDS encoding ROK family transcriptional regulator, with product MSLDSPARQSLWTPLTGAAHQIALEVLLDGPLTRSELARRLDLSAGSLTRLSKPLLDSGLLVESRGVGDPVSGRLTRPLDVDDTTHRFVGVKLTSDTAYAVLTTLRAEVITSREAPLSDRSPAHVTTTVARLVRELAGAGPGEVRAVGVGLGGRVGADGVVDSARYLGWEDVAFGPALEAELGLPVVVDNDVLSLTRAEQWFGTARRCRHFAVVVVGVGIGYGLVVHDQLVDRPDAGVGLLGHHPLDPYGGLCPEGHVGCAEAVLTTGALTARAGLALRRPVTVEEVLDLASAGDPLARRVVDDAARALGTFVAAVGNFTMPERIVVSGENARLAEVGREAMEAAIAAGRNRVAEQIPVDVQLTGFAEWSRGAAVTAIQTFVLGTRR from the coding sequence GTGAGCCTGGACTCGCCCGCGCGGCAGTCGCTGTGGACCCCCCTGACCGGGGCGGCCCACCAGATCGCCCTGGAGGTCCTGCTCGACGGGCCGCTGACGCGCAGCGAGCTGGCCCGGCGCCTGGACCTGTCCGCGGGCAGCCTCACGCGGCTGTCGAAACCGCTGCTGGACTCCGGGCTCCTCGTCGAGAGCCGCGGCGTCGGCGACCCGGTCTCCGGCCGGCTGACCCGGCCCCTGGACGTGGACGACACCACCCACCGGTTCGTCGGGGTGAAGCTGACCTCGGACACGGCCTACGCCGTCCTGACCACCCTGCGGGCGGAGGTGATCACCTCGCGGGAGGCGCCGCTGAGCGACCGCTCCCCCGCCCACGTCACCACGACGGTGGCCCGGCTCGTGCGCGAGCTCGCCGGCGCCGGTCCCGGCGAGGTCCGCGCGGTCGGGGTGGGTCTGGGGGGCCGCGTCGGCGCCGACGGCGTCGTCGACAGCGCCCGCTACCTCGGCTGGGAGGACGTCGCGTTCGGTCCGGCCCTGGAGGCCGAGCTGGGGCTGCCCGTCGTCGTCGACAACGACGTCCTGTCCCTGACGCGGGCCGAGCAGTGGTTCGGCACGGCGCGCCGGTGCCGGCACTTCGCCGTGGTCGTCGTGGGGGTGGGGATCGGGTACGGGCTCGTCGTGCACGACCAGCTCGTGGACCGCCCCGACGCCGGGGTCGGGCTGCTGGGGCACCACCCGCTCGACCCGTACGGCGGCCTGTGCCCGGAGGGTCACGTGGGCTGCGCGGAGGCGGTGCTCACCACGGGCGCGCTGACCGCGCGCGCGGGACTGGCCCTGCGCCGGCCCGTCACCGTCGAGGAGGTCCTGGACCTGGCGAGCGCCGGGGACCCGCTGGCGCGCCGGGTCGTCGACGACGCCGCACGGGCTCTGGGGACCTTCGTCGCCGCGGTCGGGAACTTCACGATGCCGGAGCGCATCGTCGTCTCGGGCGAGAACGCGCGCCTGGCCGAGGTCGGCCGGGAGGCGATGGAGGCGGCGATCGCCGCCGGCCGCAACCGGGTGGCCGAGCAGATCCCCGTCGACGTCCAGCTCACGGGGTTCGCGGAGTGGTCGCGCGGTGCGGCGGTGACGGCGATCCAGACGTTCGTCCTCGGCACGCGCCGCTGA
- a CDS encoding carbohydrate ABC transporter permease codes for MSSPDLPLVAPQTAHAAPSAGSHKGTGKKQRVRRLTGRDRVAVILMVAIPTLVVVGLIWLPAIASVLLSFTNWNGVGSLADVKVIGVENYTNVFTNYPPFKPAVEHNLLWLVVMFVVATPLGILFAVLIDKELKGSRFYQTALYLPVVLSLALVGFIWQLMYSRDQGLINAVLGTQIDFYGDPKWNIWAALFATCWKQVGYVMLLYLAGLKGVDASLKEAAQMDGANQVQTFFRIVFPVMRPINIIVLVITVIESLRAFDLVWVINQGRNGLELIATLVTANIVGEASRIGFGSALATIMLVISLVFISIYLWVVMREDER; via the coding sequence GTGTCGTCCCCCGACCTGCCGCTCGTGGCCCCGCAGACGGCGCACGCCGCGCCGTCCGCGGGTTCCCACAAGGGCACCGGCAAGAAGCAACGCGTCCGTCGGCTGACCGGCCGGGACCGCGTGGCCGTCATCCTCATGGTGGCCATCCCGACCCTCGTGGTCGTCGGCCTCATCTGGCTGCCGGCCATCGCCTCGGTCCTGCTGTCGTTCACCAACTGGAACGGCGTCGGATCGCTGGCGGACGTGAAGGTCATCGGTGTGGAGAACTACACCAACGTCTTCACGAACTACCCGCCCTTCAAGCCGGCCGTCGAGCACAACCTGCTGTGGCTCGTCGTGATGTTCGTGGTGGCGACACCGCTCGGCATCCTCTTCGCGGTCCTCATCGACAAGGAGCTGAAGGGCAGCCGGTTCTACCAGACCGCGCTGTACCTGCCGGTGGTCCTGTCGCTGGCCCTCGTCGGCTTCATCTGGCAGCTCATGTACTCCCGGGACCAGGGCCTCATCAACGCGGTCCTGGGCACCCAGATCGACTTCTACGGCGACCCGAAGTGGAACATCTGGGCCGCGCTGTTCGCGACCTGCTGGAAGCAGGTCGGGTACGTCATGCTGCTGTACTTGGCCGGCCTCAAGGGGGTCGACGCCTCGCTCAAGGAGGCGGCCCAGATGGACGGCGCCAACCAGGTCCAGACGTTCTTCCGGATCGTCTTCCCGGTCATGCGCCCCATCAACATCATCGTCCTGGTCATCACGGTCATCGAGTCGCTGCGCGCCTTCGACCTGGTCTGGGTCATCAACCAGGGCCGCAACGGCCTGGAGCTCATCGCGACCCTGGTGACCGCGAACATCGTGGGTGAGGCCAGCCGCATCGGCTTCGGCTCCGCCCTGGCGACGATCATGCTCGTGATCTCGCTGGTGTTCATCAGCATCTACCTGTGGGTCGTCATGCGGGAGGACGAACGATGA
- a CDS encoding ABC transporter substrate-binding protein, which yields MNLPARSLGRRSVLAGALAGAGALLAGCGSYGVDPGADGETGTVVYWLWESAQLPAYQQCALDFQKLNPDIEIKIEQFGWDDYWNKLFTSFVGNSAPDVFANHTARYGEFAQRGLIVPIDEQVAAAGIDLDAYVAGTADLWVGSDGKRYGLPKDFDAVGLYYNEDMVADAGLSRDDLWNLDWNPDDGGSYEKVIARLTIDRNGKRGDEPGFDKGKIATYGLGLNSSGGYVGQTEWSYLVMTTGWTYMDKKAWGTKFYYDDPRFQQTVSWWRGLIDKGFMPPLSFTEGGSQDQQMQAGRYAMCSEGSWTANTYSTLKGVKIGLAPTPVGPVGHRACMQNSLADSISTSSQVKGAAWKWAAYLGSEAAQSVVAEAGVVMPALKSTNAASKTSLGKTGLDVSAYTDQIDQHTTFPYPAVLQSTEITTTMQSAMDNVMAFNAEPSSLTATNRKLDALFT from the coding sequence GTGAACCTTCCCGCCCGCTCCCTGGGGCGCCGATCCGTCCTGGCCGGCGCGCTCGCCGGTGCCGGGGCCCTGCTCGCCGGTTGCGGTTCCTACGGGGTCGACCCCGGCGCCGACGGCGAGACCGGCACGGTCGTCTACTGGCTCTGGGAGTCGGCGCAGCTGCCGGCCTACCAGCAGTGCGCCCTCGACTTCCAGAAGCTCAACCCGGACATCGAGATCAAGATCGAGCAGTTCGGCTGGGACGACTACTGGAACAAGCTGTTCACGTCCTTCGTCGGCAACTCCGCACCCGACGTGTTCGCCAACCACACGGCCCGCTACGGGGAGTTCGCCCAGCGCGGGCTCATCGTCCCCATCGACGAGCAGGTCGCCGCGGCGGGGATCGACCTCGACGCGTACGTGGCGGGGACGGCCGACCTGTGGGTCGGGTCGGACGGCAAGCGGTACGGCCTGCCCAAGGACTTCGACGCCGTGGGCCTGTACTACAACGAGGACATGGTCGCCGACGCCGGGCTGAGTCGTGACGACCTGTGGAACCTGGACTGGAACCCCGACGACGGCGGCAGCTACGAGAAGGTCATCGCCCGCCTCACCATCGACCGCAACGGCAAGCGCGGGGACGAACCCGGGTTCGACAAGGGCAAGATCGCCACTTACGGCCTGGGGCTGAACTCCTCCGGCGGGTACGTCGGTCAGACCGAGTGGTCCTACCTCGTCATGACGACGGGCTGGACCTACATGGACAAGAAGGCCTGGGGCACGAAGTTCTACTACGACGACCCCAGGTTCCAGCAGACCGTCTCCTGGTGGCGCGGCTTGATCGACAAGGGCTTCATGCCCCCGCTGTCCTTCACCGAGGGCGGCTCGCAGGACCAGCAGATGCAGGCCGGCCGGTACGCCATGTGCTCGGAGGGCTCGTGGACGGCGAACACCTACAGCACGCTCAAGGGCGTGAAGATCGGGCTCGCCCCGACCCCGGTGGGCCCGGTCGGTCACCGCGCCTGCATGCAGAACTCCCTCGCGGACTCCATCTCCACCAGTTCGCAGGTCAAGGGGGCGGCCTGGAAGTGGGCGGCCTACCTCGGGTCGGAGGCGGCGCAGAGCGTGGTCGCCGAGGCCGGGGTCGTCATGCCGGCGCTGAAGTCGACCAACGCCGCGTCGAAGACCTCGCTGGGCAAGACGGGCCTCGACGTCAGCGCCTACACCGACCAGATCGACCAGCACACGACGTTCCCCTACCCGGCGGTCCTGCAGTCGACCGAGATCACCACGACCATGCAGTCGGCGATGGACAACGTCATGGCCTTCAACGCCGAGCCGTCGTCGCTGACCGCGACGAACCGCAAGCTCGACGCGCTCTTCACGTGA
- a CDS encoding carbohydrate ABC transporter permease: MSTSTIGGVGGRTVPGVPKAERRTPPARIVLYVFLIGASILWLFPLLWAVFNSFRDYGYTQANGYASFGGFTIKNYVNAWQQGDFGRHFLNSVIITVPSVVLALLLASMVAFVVARFNFKFNLALLGLFTAANLLPPQALLIPLYRFFRAIEVPYWFSYSGTLLDSYWALIIVNTAFQTGFCAFVLSNYMKTLPYELYEAAQVDGLSVFKQYWKITLPLCRPALAALAVLEITWIYNEFFWATVLLQSGDKFPITSSLNNLKGQFFTDYNLLSAGSVLVALPVLVVFFALQKQFVSGLTLGATKG, translated from the coding sequence ATGAGCACGAGCACCATCGGGGGTGTCGGGGGCCGCACGGTCCCCGGCGTCCCGAAGGCGGAGCGCCGCACGCCGCCCGCACGGATCGTCCTGTACGTCTTCCTCATCGGCGCGTCGATCCTGTGGCTCTTCCCGCTGCTGTGGGCGGTGTTCAACAGCTTCCGCGACTACGGCTACACCCAGGCCAACGGGTACGCCTCGTTCGGCGGCTTCACGATCAAGAACTACGTGAACGCGTGGCAGCAGGGCGACTTCGGGCGCCACTTCCTCAACTCCGTGATCATCACGGTGCCGTCGGTGGTGCTCGCGCTGCTGCTGGCCTCGATGGTCGCGTTCGTCGTGGCCCGGTTCAACTTCAAGTTCAACCTCGCCCTCCTCGGCCTCTTCACGGCGGCCAACCTGCTGCCGCCGCAGGCCCTGCTGATCCCGCTCTACCGCTTCTTCCGCGCCATCGAGGTCCCGTACTGGTTCAGCTACTCCGGCACGCTGCTGGACAGCTACTGGGCGCTGATCATCGTCAACACGGCCTTCCAGACGGGCTTCTGCGCCTTCGTGCTCAGCAACTACATGAAGACGCTGCCCTACGAGCTGTACGAGGCCGCCCAGGTCGACGGCCTGAGCGTCTTCAAGCAGTACTGGAAGATCACCCTTCCGCTGTGCCGGCCCGCGCTGGCGGCCCTGGCGGTCCTGGAGATCACCTGGATCTACAACGAGTTCTTCTGGGCCACGGTCCTGCTGCAGTCGGGGGACAAGTTCCCGATCACGAGCTCGCTGAACAACCTCAAGGGCCAGTTCTTCACCGACTACAACCTGCTGTCCGCCGGGTCCGTCCTCGTCGCCCTGCCGGTGCTGGTCGTCTTCTTCGCGCTGCAGAAGCAGTTCGTCTCCGGTCTGACGCTGGGAGCCACCAAGGGATGA
- a CDS encoding ABC transporter substrate-binding protein has protein sequence MNRPATESEYLASLVPASAGRQGFSRRNVLRGSLLAAGIPALLAACGGGGGNSGSGGGGGQVTLGSNFSDEVPLKTMKAMVEDAQKKQGISIKLNTVDHTTFQNNINNYLQGSPDDVFSWFAGYRMQFFAAQGLASDISDIWGSIGANYTDAFKKASTGEDGKQYFVPTTYGPWAVFYRKSLWQEKGYQAPKTLDEMKTLATQMQKDGLVPLAFADKEGWPAMGTFDQLNMRINGYQFHVDLMAGKEAWTDQKVKTVFDTWKGLLPFHQTDSLGRTWQEAATGVVNKTSGMMVIGSFIGQQFEEADQEDIDFFNFPEVDSAVGADAVEAPIDGFMMSKRPRNEDGAKKLLEYFGSPDDGVVQTTNDPSGIAANTKSDQSHYTELQKKCAEFVASAKSISQFMDRDTRPDFASTVMIPSLQSFIQNPNDIDGLCTQIENQKKSIFTS, from the coding sequence ATGAATCGCCCCGCCACCGAGTCCGAGTACCTCGCGAGCCTCGTGCCCGCCTCCGCCGGCCGCCAGGGTTTCAGCCGCCGCAACGTGTTGCGCGGTTCCCTCCTGGCCGCCGGGATCCCCGCCCTGCTCGCCGCCTGCGGCGGCGGTGGCGGCAACAGCGGTTCCGGGGGCGGCGGGGGCCAGGTCACCCTGGGGTCCAACTTCTCCGACGAGGTCCCCCTGAAGACGATGAAGGCCATGGTCGAGGACGCCCAGAAGAAGCAGGGCATCTCGATCAAGCTGAACACCGTCGACCACACGACGTTCCAGAACAACATCAACAACTACCTGCAGGGCAGCCCGGACGACGTGTTCTCCTGGTTCGCCGGGTACCGCATGCAGTTCTTCGCCGCGCAGGGCCTGGCGTCGGACATCTCCGACATCTGGGGCTCGATCGGCGCCAACTACACCGACGCCTTCAAGAAGGCCTCCACCGGTGAGGACGGCAAGCAGTACTTCGTCCCCACCACCTACGGCCCGTGGGCCGTCTTCTACCGCAAGTCGCTGTGGCAGGAGAAGGGCTACCAGGCCCCCAAGACCCTCGACGAGATGAAGACCCTCGCGACGCAGATGCAGAAGGACGGTCTCGTCCCGCTCGCCTTCGCCGACAAGGAGGGCTGGCCGGCCATGGGCACCTTCGACCAACTCAACATGCGCATCAACGGCTACCAGTTCCACGTCGACCTGATGGCCGGCAAGGAGGCCTGGACCGACCAGAAGGTCAAGACGGTCTTCGACACCTGGAAGGGTCTGCTGCCCTTCCACCAGACCGACTCCCTGGGGCGCACCTGGCAGGAGGCGGCCACCGGTGTCGTCAACAAGACGTCCGGCATGATGGTCATCGGCTCCTTCATCGGCCAGCAGTTCGAGGAGGCCGACCAGGAGGACATCGACTTCTTCAACTTCCCCGAGGTCGACTCCGCGGTCGGCGCCGACGCGGTCGAGGCCCCCATCGACGGCTTCATGATGTCCAAGCGCCCCCGCAACGAGGACGGCGCGAAGAAGCTGCTGGAGTACTTCGGCTCCCCGGACGACGGTGTCGTCCAGACGACCAACGACCCGTCGGGCATCGCCGCCAACACGAAGTCCGACCAGTCGCACTACACCGAGCTGCAGAAGAAGTGCGCCGAGTTCGTGGCCAGCGCCAAGTCCATCTCGCAGTTCATGGACCGCGACACCCGCCCCGACTTCGCCTCGACGGTCATGATCCCCTCGCTGCAGTCGTTCATCCAGAACCCGAACGACATCGACGGGCTCTGCACGCAGATCGAGAACCAGAAGAAGAGCATCTTCACCTCCTGA
- a CDS encoding carbohydrate ABC transporter permease — MATTATTYDQVVAVHGTGAGERRRVSVGRVLAWTVLGLIMLVTLFPFYWMLRTAFSNGAALSSEPSSLLPVEGTWGAFKRVLGLATTAEAQAQGGSGAALDIGRYLLNSVIVSVCITAGQVFFGAMAAFAFARLRWPGRNLVFFVFLTALMVPPIFTQLPNFLLVRDLGLLNTYAGIILPFFFMTPFAIFFLRQFFLSIPREVEEAARIDGAGAVRRFFRVILPMASGPLLTLTILQYIQAWGEYFWPLLVGSDEKVRVITVGLGIFRAQTPQGTPDWAGLMAGTLLAALPIVILFALFARKIVNSIGFSGIK, encoded by the coding sequence GTGGCCACCACGGCAACGACGTACGACCAGGTCGTCGCGGTCCACGGGACGGGCGCCGGCGAACGGCGGCGCGTGAGCGTGGGCCGGGTCCTGGCCTGGACCGTGCTCGGGCTCATCATGCTCGTCACGCTGTTCCCGTTCTACTGGATGCTGCGGACGGCGTTCTCCAACGGCGCCGCCCTGTCGTCCGAACCGTCGAGCCTGCTGCCCGTCGAGGGCACCTGGGGCGCCTTCAAGCGCGTGCTGGGCCTGGCCACGACGGCCGAGGCCCAGGCGCAGGGCGGGTCCGGCGCGGCCCTCGACATCGGCCGCTACCTGCTGAACTCCGTCATCGTCTCGGTGTGCATCACCGCCGGGCAGGTGTTCTTCGGCGCAATGGCCGCCTTCGCGTTCGCGCGGCTGCGCTGGCCCGGGCGCAACCTGGTGTTCTTCGTATTCCTCACCGCCCTCATGGTGCCGCCGATCTTCACGCAGCTGCCGAACTTCCTGCTGGTGCGCGACCTCGGGCTGCTGAACACCTACGCCGGGATCATCCTGCCGTTCTTCTTCATGACGCCGTTCGCCATCTTCTTCCTGCGCCAGTTCTTCCTCAGCATCCCCCGCGAGGTCGAGGAGGCCGCGCGCATCGACGGCGCCGGCGCGGTCCGGCGGTTCTTCCGGGTCATCCTGCCGATGGCGTCCGGGCCGTTGCTGACCCTGACGATCCTGCAGTACATCCAGGCCTGGGGCGAGTACTTCTGGCCGCTGCTGGTCGGCAGCGACGAGAAGGTCCGCGTCATCACCGTCGGGCTCGGCATCTTCCGCGCCCAGACCCCGCAGGGCACCCCCGACTGGGCCGGGCTCATGGCCGGGACCCTGCTGGCGGCCCTGCCCATCGTCATCCTGTTCGCGCTCTTCGCCCGCAAGATCGTGAACTCCATCGGCTTCTCCGGCATCAAGTGA
- a CDS encoding carbohydrate ABC transporter permease: MATTSRSARTRGLTLSRGQGLRPDSNGSRRERLTALAFVAPALLGFVVFYLWPTLRGIYYSFTDFDVFNRPVWVGLQNYVEVFGDATFGNAMKVTVEYVLINIGTQTVLALLLAVLLHRLTRSVLVRSVIVLPYLISNVVVALVFYWMLDAQIGITNQFLGWLGLDAIPFFGDQNWAIPTIALVNTWRHLGYTALLLFAGMIMIPNDVYEAGRVDGASEWKMFWRITLPLLRPILALVLVITVIGSFQAFDTVAVTTGGGPGDATRVIQYYIFDLAFQRYRFGYASAVSVVLFLILAAVAFVQLRLMRADESDVA; this comes from the coding sequence ATGGCCACCACGAGCCGCAGCGCCCGCACCCGCGGCCTCACGCTCAGCCGGGGACAGGGCCTGCGCCCCGACAGCAACGGCAGCCGCCGCGAGCGGCTGACCGCGCTGGCGTTCGTCGCCCCCGCCCTCCTCGGCTTCGTGGTCTTCTACCTGTGGCCCACCCTGCGCGGGATCTACTACAGCTTCACCGACTTCGACGTCTTCAACCGGCCGGTGTGGGTCGGGCTGCAGAACTACGTCGAGGTGTTCGGCGACGCCACCTTCGGCAACGCCATGAAGGTCACCGTCGAGTACGTGCTCATCAACATCGGCACCCAGACGGTCCTCGCGCTGCTGCTCGCCGTGCTGCTGCACCGCCTGACGCGCTCGGTGCTGGTCCGCAGCGTCATCGTGCTGCCGTACCTGATCTCCAACGTCGTCGTGGCGCTGGTCTTCTACTGGATGCTCGACGCGCAGATCGGCATCACCAACCAGTTCCTCGGCTGGCTGGGGCTGGACGCGATCCCGTTCTTCGGCGACCAGAACTGGGCGATCCCGACCATCGCGCTGGTCAACACCTGGCGCCACCTCGGCTACACGGCACTGCTGCTGTTCGCCGGCATGATCATGATCCCGAACGACGTATACGAGGCCGGCCGGGTCGACGGCGCGTCGGAGTGGAAGATGTTCTGGCGCATCACCCTGCCGCTGCTGCGGCCCATCCTCGCCCTCGTGCTGGTCATCACCGTCATCGGCTCGTTCCAGGCCTTCGACACCGTCGCCGTCACCACGGGCGGCGGGCCGGGCGACGCGACCCGGGTGATCCAGTACTACATCTTCGACCTCGCCTTCCAGCGCTACCGGTTCGGGTACGCCTCGGCGGTCTCGGTCGTCCTGTTCCTCATCCTGGCCGCCGTCGCCTTCGTGCAGTTGCGGCTCATGCGCGCCGACGAGTCCGACGTCGCCTGA